One region of Halomonas huangheensis genomic DNA includes:
- a CDS encoding winged helix-turn-helix transcriptional regulator: MKDLVSRCPIEEIMQVLSGRWPTLLIYYLKEGTKRFADLRRDNPTISHRMLTLELRKLQESGIVERTEFEGYPLRVEYHLTPAGHSLVPLIDALGDWWETHTSEEAEMEEAH; encoded by the coding sequence ATGAAAGATCTGGTCTCTCGCTGTCCTATTGAGGAAATCATGCAAGTGCTGAGCGGTCGCTGGCCTACGTTATTGATCTATTACCTGAAGGAAGGCACGAAACGCTTTGCTGATCTTCGCCGGGATAACCCCACCATTTCGCATCGGATGCTGACTTTGGAGCTCCGCAAGTTACAGGAGTCCGGCATTGTCGAACGCACGGAGTTCGAAGGTTATCCATTACGCGTCGAATACCATCTGACTCCTGCCGGACATAGCCTGGTACCGCTGATCGACGCACTGGGAGACTGGTGGGAAACCCACACCAGCGAAGAAGCAGAAATGGAAGAGGCTCATTGA
- a CDS encoding GFA family protein, which produces MDQFTGGCLCGKVRVVASGLPYRVGLCHCLDCRKHHGALFYAAAVFPLDAVKVEGETRDYAGRFFCPRCGSSVFARTADEIEVHLGALDSPDQLMPSYESWTTRRESWLPSFPLVGHYPRDRDATGRGEGDEMIHNNQGD; this is translated from the coding sequence ATGGACCAATTCACAGGCGGTTGTCTCTGCGGCAAGGTCCGAGTTGTGGCCTCAGGGCTCCCCTACCGAGTCGGCCTTTGTCACTGTCTCGACTGCCGCAAACATCATGGAGCTCTGTTCTATGCCGCCGCAGTGTTCCCACTGGATGCGGTGAAAGTCGAAGGTGAAACACGCGACTACGCTGGCAGATTCTTTTGTCCTCGCTGTGGCTCATCCGTTTTCGCGCGCACCGCAGACGAAATTGAAGTGCACCTGGGTGCTCTGGACAGCCCTGACCAACTGATGCCGAGCTATGAAAGCTGGACCACCCGTCGCGAGTCCTGGTTACCTTCGTTTCCACTTGTCGGACACTACCCACGTGACCGTGATGCCACGGGACGCGGTGAAGGGGACGAGATGATCCACAATAACCAAGGCGACTGA